A region of Flavobacterium indicum GPTSA100-9 = DSM 17447 DNA encodes the following proteins:
- a CDS encoding ABC transporter ATP-binding protein: MKKKSSFNKVLHYANPYKGKLFFVGFWALFLAIVAAIRPLLLNLTVDNYLIGSKKEANVIQDSFTNFMHYFFEGNDKTTNLQLLVIIMFGVLLLEVIAQFYFVYLASWLGQDIVKDIREKLFHHLSNFKMKYFDNEPVGKLITRCVSDMENIASIFSQGLFMIVSDVLKMLIVLIFMFIINWKITAIVLIIMPVILLATNIFNRKMKVAFNEVRNEVANLNTFIQERLTGMKIVQLFNREAIEYEKFKEINEKHNKAWLKNILYNSIFFPIADIISSITLGLVVYFGALFILNGDTTTSVGQLISFNMYISMLYNPLRQIADKFNVMQMGIVAADRVFEVMETNVQIQDFGTIEANHLKGEIELKDVHFSYLPGEEIIKGINLHVQQGQTIAIVGATGAGKSTIINLINRFYEIDSGEIRIDGTNVKDYTLESLRKEIAVVLQDVFLFSDSIYNNITLFDDTIEKNEVIEAAKKIGIHDFIMSLPNGYDYDVKERGVMLSSGQRQLIAFLRAYISKPSILVLDEATSSIDTHSEELIQKATQTLTENRTSIIIAHRLATIIKADKIIVMDKGKIVESGTHKELLQIENGYYQKLYHAQFEKEITS, from the coding sequence TTGAAAAAGAAGTCTTCATTTAATAAAGTATTGCACTATGCAAATCCTTACAAAGGAAAGTTGTTTTTTGTAGGCTTTTGGGCGTTGTTTTTAGCAATAGTCGCAGCAATACGACCGCTTTTGTTAAATTTAACTGTTGACAATTATTTAATTGGTTCTAAAAAAGAAGCTAATGTTATTCAAGATTCTTTTACTAATTTCATGCATTACTTTTTTGAAGGAAATGATAAAACTACTAATTTACAACTATTAGTAATCATTATGTTTGGTGTTTTACTTCTGGAAGTGATTGCACAATTTTACTTTGTATATTTAGCCAGTTGGTTAGGACAGGATATTGTGAAGGATATTCGAGAAAAGTTGTTCCATCATTTGTCAAATTTCAAAATGAAATACTTCGATAATGAACCTGTAGGGAAATTAATTACTCGTTGTGTTTCTGATATGGAAAATATTGCAAGCATATTCAGTCAGGGATTATTCATGATTGTGAGTGATGTATTGAAAATGCTAATTGTATTAATTTTCATGTTCATTATAAATTGGAAAATTACAGCTATAGTACTCATTATCATGCCTGTTATTTTATTAGCTACCAATATTTTCAATCGTAAAATGAAAGTAGCTTTTAACGAAGTTAGAAATGAAGTGGCAAATTTAAATACATTCATTCAAGAACGATTAACGGGTATGAAAATCGTACAACTATTTAACCGTGAAGCTATTGAGTACGAAAAATTTAAAGAAATTAATGAGAAACATAACAAAGCTTGGTTAAAAAATATTTTATACAACAGCATCTTCTTCCCTATTGCCGATATCATTTCGAGTATTACACTCGGATTAGTAGTTTATTTTGGTGCTCTTTTCATTTTAAATGGTGATACTACAACCAGTGTTGGACAACTGATTTCGTTCAATATGTACATCTCCATGTTGTACAATCCATTACGTCAAATTGCAGATAAATTCAATGTGATGCAAATGGGAATTGTTGCCGCTGATCGTGTTTTTGAAGTAATGGAAACCAATGTTCAAATTCAGGATTTCGGAACCATTGAAGCCAATCATTTAAAAGGTGAAATTGAATTAAAAGATGTTCATTTTAGTTACTTGCCAGGTGAAGAAATAATAAAAGGAATAAATTTACATGTACAACAAGGCCAAACTATTGCTATTGTTGGTGCTACTGGGGCTGGAAAATCAACCATAATTAATTTAATTAATCGGTTTTATGAAATCGATTCGGGAGAGATTCGCATTGACGGTACAAATGTTAAAGATTACACTTTAGAAAGTTTACGTAAAGAAATTGCTGTGGTGTTACAAGATGTATTTTTATTTTCTGATTCTATTTATAATAATATTACACTTTTTGATGATACGATAGAAAAGAATGAAGTAATTGAAGCGGCAAAAAAGATTGGAATTCACGATTTTATTATGAGCTTACCAAATGGATATGATTATGATGTAAAAGAACGTGGTGTAATGCTGTCTTCAGGACAACGCCAATTAATTGCATTTCTTCGTGCTTATATTTCAAAACCAAGTATTTTAGTTTTAGATGAGGCCACTTCTTCTATAGATACCCATTCTGAAGAATTAATTCAAAAAGCAACACAAACATTAACCGAAAACCGAACTTCTATCATCATTGCTCATCGCTTAGCAACCATTATCAAGGCAGATAAAATTATTGTGATGGATAAAGGAAAAATCGTAGAATCAGGTACACATAAAGAATTACTTCAAATTGAAAATGGTTACTATCAGAAATTATATCATGCTCAATTTGAAAAAGAAATTACCAGCTAA